In Alphaproteobacteria bacterium, one genomic interval encodes:
- a CDS encoding ureidoglycolate lyase, protein MTDFVDIPIEPLTPEAFAPFGQVVGARNDPPLFQGGNATTWGVDFEIDGKMELHFANFDYQPLLEFSLVERHFTVTQAFIPLNNDASVTVFAAPTDSDPSAIPTVRDYRAFYIDGTQGVMMWKGTWHSSRFPARRPGATFAFLTDAHTTAELTEMLAGKPGKLTQLVDYEKEYGKRFRLTDPKGLMAG, encoded by the coding sequence ATGACCGATTTCGTTGACATTCCGATTGAGCCGCTGACGCCCGAGGCCTTCGCACCCTTCGGTCAGGTCGTCGGCGCCCGCAACGATCCGCCGTTGTTCCAGGGCGGCAACGCGACGACCTGGGGTGTCGATTTCGAGATCGACGGCAAAATGGAGCTTCACTTCGCCAACTTCGACTATCAGCCGTTACTGGAATTCTCTTTGGTCGAACGCCACTTCACCGTGACCCAGGCATTCATACCGCTGAACAACGACGCGTCGGTCACTGTGTTCGCGGCCCCGACCGATTCGGATCCGTCGGCGATTCCCACCGTGCGCGATTACCGAGCGTTCTATATCGACGGCACCCAAGGCGTGATGATGTGGAAGGGCACGTGGCATTCCAGCCGGTTTCCGGCCCGCCGTCCCGGCGCGACCTTTGCGTTCCTCACCGACGCCCACACGACGGCGGAACTGACCGAGATGCTGGCCGGTAAACCCGGCAAGCTCACCCAACTCGTCGACTACGAAAAGGAATACGGCAAGCGCTTTCGCCTCACTGACCCCAAGGGGTTGATGGCGGGCTAG
- the dxs gene encoding 1-deoxy-D-xylulose-5-phosphate synthase, with protein MTQNDSKTPLLDTVALPADLRQLPESQLRQLADELRQEMIDAVSNTGGHLGAGLGVVELTVALHYIFDTPDDKILWDVGHQAYPHKILTGRRDRIRTLRQGGGLSGFTSRRESAYDPFGAAHSSTSISAGLGFAVARDLRGADNNVVAVIGDGAMSAGMAYEAMNNAGAAKSRLIVILNDNDMSIAPPVGAMSAYLARLISAKPYRSMRHLGRVLAKKFPRPFEKAARRAEEYARGMLTGGTLFEELGFYYVGPIDGHNLDHLLPVLRNAKDSRGEGPILVHVVTQKGKGYDPAENAADKYHGVSKFDVVTGKQVKAAPGAPTYTNVFAQGLIAEAEQDERIVAVTAAMPTGTGIDKFAERFPNRAFDVGIAEQHGVTFCAGMAADGLKPFATIYSTFLQRAYDQVVHDVAIQRLPVRFAMDRAGMVGADGVTHQGSYDIAFLGSLPGFVLMAPSDEAELMHMVATAAQIDDAPSAIRYPRGESVGVALPAKGTPLEIGKARVVREGTKVAIMSYGTRLHESLKAADILGARGLSTTVVDARFAKPFDETIARRLAAEHEVLITVEDGSMGGFATLVTHFLAREGLLESGVKFRPMCLPDFFIDHDKPEKQYDLAGLNAPQIVATVLQALGYNETLEAPVRA; from the coding sequence GTGACCCAGAACGACAGTAAAACGCCTCTCCTCGACACAGTCGCGCTTCCGGCCGATTTGCGCCAATTGCCGGAATCCCAGTTGCGCCAGCTAGCCGACGAACTACGCCAGGAAATGATCGACGCGGTCTCGAACACCGGCGGTCACCTTGGGGCGGGTCTCGGGGTCGTCGAACTCACCGTGGCACTCCACTACATCTTCGATACGCCGGACGACAAAATCCTGTGGGATGTCGGGCACCAGGCCTATCCGCACAAGATATTGACCGGCCGCCGCGACCGGATCCGCACGCTGCGCCAGGGTGGCGGTCTTTCGGGCTTTACCAGCCGGCGCGAAAGCGCTTACGACCCCTTTGGCGCCGCGCATAGCTCGACATCGATTTCGGCGGGCCTCGGCTTCGCCGTCGCCCGCGATTTGCGCGGCGCGGACAACAATGTGGTTGCCGTCATCGGCGATGGCGCGATGAGCGCCGGCATGGCCTACGAAGCGATGAACAACGCTGGGGCCGCCAAGAGCCGACTGATCGTCATCCTTAACGACAACGACATGTCGATTGCGCCGCCGGTCGGTGCGATGAGCGCCTATCTTGCGCGTCTGATTTCAGCCAAGCCCTACCGCTCGATGCGCCACTTGGGCCGGGTGCTGGCCAAAAAATTCCCGCGTCCGTTCGAGAAAGCCGCGCGGCGGGCCGAGGAATATGCCCGCGGAATGCTCACCGGCGGGACTTTGTTCGAAGAGCTGGGGTTCTATTACGTCGGTCCGATCGACGGTCATAACCTCGACCACCTGTTGCCGGTCCTGCGCAACGCGAAGGATTCGCGCGGTGAGGGCCCGATCCTGGTTCACGTCGTCACCCAAAAGGGTAAGGGGTACGATCCCGCCGAGAATGCCGCCGACAAATACCACGGCGTCTCAAAGTTTGACGTCGTCACCGGCAAACAGGTAAAGGCGGCGCCCGGCGCACCGACCTACACCAATGTCTTTGCTCAGGGGCTCATCGCCGAAGCCGAGCAGGACGAGCGCATCGTCGCGGTGACCGCGGCGATGCCGACCGGCACCGGCATCGACAAATTCGCCGAGCGTTTCCCAAACCGCGCCTTCGATGTCGGCATCGCCGAACAGCACGGCGTGACGTTTTGCGCGGGCATGGCCGCCGACGGTCTGAAGCCCTTCGCCACGATCTATTCGACGTTCCTCCAGCGCGCCTACGACCAGGTCGTGCACGACGTCGCCATTCAGCGCTTGCCGGTGCGCTTCGCGATGGACCGTGCCGGGATGGTCGGGGCCGATGGGGTGACTCACCAGGGCTCCTACGACATCGCGTTCCTCGGTAGCCTACCCGGTTTCGTGTTGATGGCGCCGAGCGACGAAGCCGAACTCATGCATATGGTCGCGACCGCCGCCCAGATCGACGATGCCCCCAGCGCGATTCGCTACCCGCGCGGCGAGTCGGTTGGGGTCGCGCTGCCGGCTAAAGGGACGCCGCTTGAAATCGGCAAGGCCCGCGTCGTGCGCGAGGGCACCAAGGTCGCCATCATGTCCTACGGCACCCGGCTCCATGAATCGCTCAAGGCCGCCGACATTCTCGGCGCCCGCGGCCTATCGACAACCGTCGTCGATGCCCGTTTCGCCAAACCCTTCGACGAAACCATTGCCCGCAGGCTCGCTGCCGAGCACGAAGTCCTGATCACCGTCGAGGATGGCTCGATGGGCGGTTTTGCGACCCTGGTAACGCACTTCCTCGCGCGCGAAGGGCTGCTTGAATCGGGAGTGAAATTCCGTCCGATGTGCCTGCCGGATTTCTTCATCGATCACGACAAACCGGAGAAGCAGTACGACCTCGCGGGACTCAACGCGCCCCAAATAGTGGCGACCGTGCTCCAAGCCTTGGGTTACAACGAGACCCTCGAAGCGCCGGTTCGCGCCTAG
- the hpnC gene encoding squalene synthase HpnC has product MPAARADAEIAPMTAGDENFPVGSWLLPRALRPHVAVFYNFARGADDIADSPDLPAAEKYARLDGFEAALHGDAADDPATAPALRMRESLAETGIAPRHCYDLLDAFRQDVATRRYADWEALMAYCARSANPVGRYLLDLHGETTELYTVSDPLCSALQVINHLQDAQDDLRRLDRVYVPQDWFAAAGIDARALDADRSSPALRGVLDRCLDGVDALLAQTAPLPTALRHRRLALESAAILSVAQDLAAALRVRDPLAGRVVQSRAAFVAHAARGILGTLIRRTVSRGPSSHAATPHP; this is encoded by the coding sequence ATGCCCGCCGCCCGAGCCGACGCCGAGATTGCACCCATGACCGCCGGCGACGAAAACTTTCCGGTTGGGTCGTGGCTGCTGCCGCGGGCGCTGCGGCCCCACGTCGCGGTGTTCTACAACTTCGCTCGGGGTGCCGACGATATTGCTGACAGCCCGGACCTGCCAGCGGCCGAGAAATACGCGCGGCTGGATGGTTTCGAGGCGGCGTTGCACGGCGACGCGGCGGACGATCCTGCAACCGCCCCTGCCCTTCGGATGCGCGAATCGTTGGCGGAGACTGGGATCGCGCCGCGACACTGCTATGACTTGCTGGACGCCTTTCGCCAGGACGTCGCGACGCGGCGCTACGCCGACTGGGAAGCGCTGATGGCCTATTGCGCCCGCTCGGCCAACCCGGTAGGGCGCTATCTGCTCGACTTGCACGGCGAGACGACGGAACTCTATACGGTGTCGGATCCACTGTGCAGCGCGCTTCAGGTCATCAATCATTTACAAGACGCGCAGGACGACCTGCGTCGCCTGGACCGCGTGTATGTGCCGCAAGACTGGTTCGCGGCGGCAGGTATCGATGCGCGCGCGCTCGACGCCGACCGGAGTAGCCCGGCACTGCGCGGCGTCCTCGATCGCTGCCTCGACGGCGTCGACGCGTTATTGGCACAGACCGCGCCGTTGCCGACGGCGCTGCGTCACCGTCGGCTTGCCCTTGAATCGGCGGCGATTTTGTCGGTGGCACAGGACTTGGCCGCGGCGTTGCGCGTCCGCGACCCCCTTGCCGGCCGGGTTGTGCAATCGCGCGCGGCCTTTGTCGCCCATGCCGCGCGCGGCATCCTCGGCACGTTAATCCGCCGGACGGTATCGCGCGGGCCGTCCTCTCACGCCGCTACCCCTCACCCATGA
- the hpnE gene encoding hydroxysqualene dehydroxylase HpnE — protein MGRVHVVGGGLAGLACAVALCRAGRRVTLYEAAPQPGGRCRSYFDETLGRTIDNGNHLLMSGNAEALRYLETIGASGTLTGPVDAEFPFIDLATNARWTVRPGASPLPWWLLVRGRRVPGTRLRDYAGGIGLLRARPDATVTDVLDPAGALYTRFWEPLAVAALNCAPSVGAAALLRSVMLRTFARGAAACRPLVAVEGLSQTFVYPAVRYIETEGGAVRCGTAVRAVAWQGDRPVSLRLDSGPVALTDHDRLVIAVPPGAAQRLLPNLQTPEGSSAIVNAHLRFDAPVAWPWRAPMVGVIGGTAQWLFRRGDIVSVTVSGADVLADRPADEIASLVWRDVAHALGRSDAAPPVTRIVKEKRATFLQSPAQVARRPATRTPWPRVYVAGDWTATGLPATIEGAILSGNRAAIAAMAAP, from the coding sequence ATGGGGCGGGTCCACGTCGTCGGCGGCGGTCTGGCCGGCCTTGCCTGTGCGGTGGCGTTGTGCCGGGCGGGGCGACGCGTAACTCTCTATGAAGCGGCGCCCCAGCCCGGCGGTCGGTGCCGGTCCTATTTCGACGAAACCCTCGGTCGCACGATCGACAACGGCAATCATCTTCTCATGAGCGGCAACGCCGAGGCGCTGCGCTACCTCGAGACCATCGGGGCGTCGGGCACGCTGACGGGACCGGTCGACGCGGAGTTTCCGTTCATCGACCTTGCCACGAACGCGCGCTGGACGGTGCGGCCCGGCGCAAGTCCCTTGCCCTGGTGGTTGCTGGTTCGCGGCCGTCGGGTACCGGGGACGCGGCTTCGGGATTATGCGGGCGGTATCGGCCTACTAAGAGCCCGGCCCGACGCGACGGTAACCGACGTGCTCGACCCGGCGGGCGCACTCTACACGCGCTTTTGGGAACCTCTGGCCGTCGCTGCCCTGAACTGTGCGCCGTCGGTGGGCGCCGCGGCGTTGCTGCGATCTGTGATGCTGCGCACGTTCGCGCGCGGCGCGGCGGCTTGCCGCCCGTTGGTCGCGGTGGAGGGACTCTCGCAGACCTTCGTGTATCCGGCCGTCCGCTATATCGAAACCGAAGGCGGCGCGGTGCGGTGCGGCACGGCAGTACGCGCCGTCGCATGGCAGGGCGATAGGCCAGTGTCGCTGCGCTTGGACTCAGGGCCGGTCGCGTTGACCGATCACGACCGTCTCGTCATCGCCGTACCGCCTGGCGCGGCACAGCGGTTGCTGCCGAACTTGCAAACGCCGGAAGGATCGAGCGCCATCGTCAACGCCCATCTGCGGTTCGATGCCCCCGTGGCTTGGCCGTGGCGCGCGCCCATGGTCGGGGTGATCGGCGGGACGGCGCAGTGGTTGTTTCGACGCGGCGATATCGTCAGTGTCACGGTGAGCGGCGCAGATGTCTTGGCCGACCGACCGGCGGACGAGATCGCTTCCCTTGTGTGGCGCGACGTGGCCCATGCGTTGGGCCGATCCGATGCGGCGCCCCCGGTGACGCGCATCGTGAAAGAAAAGCGCGCGACATTTCTGCAATCCCCGGCGCAGGTCGCTAGGCGGCCCGCCACCCGGACGCCGTGGCCGCGGGTTTATGTGGCGGGCGATTGGACCGCGACCGGCCTGCCGGCGACGATCGAGGGAGCTATTCTGAGCGGCAACCGCGCGGCGATCGCCGCGATGGCAGCACCGTGA
- a CDS encoding phosphotransferase — MVAVPEIPITHSILRADAVATEIATEYDLGGPVYAELLSRGVNEVYLVRVGDRRLAARILRHRFRTEDQVRYEMALIRFHADRGLDASVPLATRAGSDFVTVIAPEGPRHLSLFSWADGAPMARHGGAEDAHRLGGIVARMHQTALTFEPPAPVDVDTPAFLARHRPALMAMVDGDSDAGRLFAALIERASGRLAELALPRGACHGDIHTHNVFLGADGRLTFLDWDNCGNDFFAKELMHFVWRNDYLGVGPEINAAFLAGYETVRPLSTEERALLPFFLTVRHLFILCGMAGMINIVGRSAVGYAHQLSRFYDLIQPPAREAGLL, encoded by the coding sequence ATGGTAGCGGTCCCCGAAATCCCGATCACCCATAGCATTTTGCGCGCCGACGCGGTCGCCACGGAGATTGCGACAGAATACGACCTCGGCGGTCCGGTCTATGCCGAATTGTTGTCGCGCGGCGTCAACGAAGTGTACCTCGTGCGCGTTGGCGACCGCCGTTTGGCAGCGCGCATCCTGCGCCACCGCTTCCGCACCGAAGATCAGGTGCGCTACGAAATGGCGCTGATCCGCTTCCATGCCGATCGCGGGCTCGATGCTTCGGTCCCGCTGGCCACGCGTGCCGGATCAGATTTTGTAACGGTGATCGCGCCCGAAGGGCCGCGCCATTTGTCGCTCTTTTCGTGGGCCGACGGCGCACCGATGGCGCGCCACGGCGGCGCCGAGGACGCCCACCGCCTCGGCGGCATCGTGGCCCGGATGCACCAGACGGCACTAACGTTCGAGCCGCCCGCACCGGTCGATGTCGATACGCCGGCGTTCCTGGCGCGCCACCGACCCGCCCTGATGGCGATGGTCGACGGCGACTCCGACGCCGGCCGGCTTTTCGCTGCCCTTATCGAGCGTGCCTCGGGACGGCTCGCCGAACTCGCGCTTCCGCGTGGCGCGTGTCACGGTGACATCCATACGCACAACGTGTTCCTCGGCGCAGACGGTCGGTTGACGTTCCTCGATTGGGATAACTGCGGGAACGACTTCTTCGCCAAGGAACTGATGCATTTCGTCTGGCGCAACGATTATCTGGGCGTCGGCCCCGAGATCAACGCGGCCTTTTTAGCGGGCTACGAGACGGTGCGTCCGTTGAGTACCGAAGAACGCGCGCTGCTCCCCTTCTTTCTTACCGTGCGGCACCTTTTCATCCTGTGCGGCATGGCCGGTATGATCAATATCGTCGGGCGATCGGCGGTTGGCTATGCGCACCAACTGTCGCGTTTCTATGATCTGATTCAACCGCCGGCCCGCGAGGCCGGTTTGCTCTAA
- a CDS encoding alpha/beta fold hydrolase encodes MPYVETDKARLYYELHGETGPVVTLAHGGGGNMLEWFQQVPALLTDYRVLLFDQRGWGRSACAVADMQFPYFPTDALAVMDAAGVRRTAIVSHAIGGWTALATAIAAPDRIACIVMSASGGGILSDGILKAFRDGPGRAVGERSKIQNVMTAPDFPDREPALYFLMRQIGTLNQDVGAFMKRSLDPANGVTAARLENYRVPTLVIGGRESRIIPPDILRDASTQIPGAEFQEIAGAGHAPPFERPDDFNAMVRAFLARHFPPTA; translated from the coding sequence ATGCCCTACGTCGAGACCGACAAGGCGCGCCTTTACTACGAACTGCACGGCGAGACCGGGCCCGTAGTCACTCTCGCGCATGGCGGGGGCGGCAACATGCTGGAGTGGTTTCAGCAAGTGCCAGCACTGCTGACCGATTACCGCGTTCTGTTGTTCGACCAGCGCGGTTGGGGCCGGTCGGCCTGCGCGGTCGCCGACATGCAATTTCCTTATTTCCCCACCGACGCCCTCGCCGTCATGGACGCCGCTGGAGTGAGGCGCACCGCCATCGTGTCGCATGCCATCGGCGGCTGGACCGCACTGGCCACGGCGATCGCCGCGCCCGACCGCATCGCCTGCATCGTGATGTCGGCCAGCGGCGGCGGCATCCTGTCGGACGGTATTTTGAAGGCCTTCCGCGACGGACCGGGGCGCGCGGTAGGCGAGCGCAGCAAAATTCAGAACGTGATGACCGCGCCGGATTTTCCCGACCGCGAACCGGCGTTGTATTTTCTGATGCGCCAGATCGGCACGTTGAACCAGGATGTTGGGGCGTTCATGAAACGCTCGCTCGACCCGGCAAACGGGGTTACCGCCGCGCGCCTTGAAAACTACCGCGTGCCGACCCTCGTGATCGGCGGTCGCGAGAGCCGCATCATCCCGCCCGACATCCTGCGTGACGCCAGCACCCAAATCCCAGGGGCCGAATTCCAGGAAATCGCCGGCGCCGGGCACGCACCGCCGTTCGAGCGACCGGATGACTTCAATGCGATGGTTCGGGCGTTCCTGGCTCGCCACTTTCCTCCCACAGCCTAG
- a CDS encoding di-heme oxidoredictase family protein yields MNTPANNDPPRARGWLAAGVAGLLLVPLAGTSAQNARDAASGGATTRTVATGNAFSSPARNLPPQWRQRFFDGNRIFNAVWVAPPNADTAFVGLGPTFNAASCADCHARDGRGAPPSHGEPMLSMLVRVSIAGSDVTGGPMPHPALGLQINSRAVPGVPDEGRVDLAYVEIPGRYGDGTAFSLRAPRYAYVPSNAVPEGGDLLLSPRVAPAVFGLGLLEAMAEDDIVGRADPDDADGDGISGRANRVWDAAAGALRIGRFGWKANSASLRDQNAAALLGDMGITSDVFPDENCPPMQAACIGATAGATGVEASGTVLDDLTFYMESVAVPARRRIDDPAVIRGEALFESSGCSACHTPRVTTGDHANPIVARQTIQPFTDLLLHDMGEGLADGKPDFLASGREWRTPPLWGLGLIETVSGHEFLLHDGRARGIAEAILWHGGEAEASRERFRNLPASDRADLLTFLRSL; encoded by the coding sequence ATGAATACACCGGCCAACAACGATCCCCCCCGCGCACGGGGCTGGCTGGCCGCCGGTGTCGCCGGGCTCCTGCTGGTCCCCCTCGCCGGAACTAGCGCTCAGAACGCGCGCGACGCGGCAAGCGGCGGCGCCACCACCCGGACGGTCGCAACCGGCAATGCGTTCTCGTCGCCCGCGCGTAACCTGCCGCCGCAGTGGCGCCAGCGCTTCTTCGACGGCAACAGGATCTTCAACGCAGTTTGGGTGGCGCCGCCAAACGCGGATACGGCGTTCGTTGGGCTTGGACCCACGTTCAATGCTGCGTCCTGTGCCGACTGTCACGCCCGCGACGGCCGCGGCGCACCGCCGTCGCACGGAGAACCGATGTTGAGCATGTTGGTGCGCGTCAGCATCGCGGGAAGCGACGTGACCGGCGGGCCGATGCCGCACCCCGCGCTCGGTCTGCAGATCAACAGCCGCGCTGTTCCGGGTGTCCCGGATGAAGGACGAGTGGATCTCGCCTATGTCGAGATTCCCGGCCGGTACGGCGACGGCACGGCGTTTTCGCTGCGCGCGCCGCGTTATGCCTACGTGCCGTCCAACGCGGTGCCGGAGGGCGGCGATTTGCTGCTGTCGCCACGGGTTGCACCGGCGGTTTTTGGGTTGGGTTTGCTGGAAGCGATGGCCGAGGACGACATCGTCGGCCGGGCCGACCCAGACGATGCCGACGGCGACGGTATCTCAGGGCGGGCGAACCGCGTTTGGGACGCGGCCGCCGGCGCGTTGCGGATCGGGCGGTTCGGCTGGAAGGCCAACAGCGCCAGTTTGCGCGATCAGAATGCCGCCGCTTTGCTGGGCGACATGGGGATCACCTCCGACGTCTTTCCCGACGAGAACTGCCCGCCCATGCAGGCCGCCTGCATCGGTGCCACGGCGGGCGCGACGGGTGTCGAAGCGAGTGGCACCGTGCTCGACGATCTGACTTTCTACATGGAAAGCGTTGCGGTCCCGGCGCGGCGCCGGATCGACGACCCGGCGGTGATACGGGGCGAAGCGCTGTTCGAGAGCTCCGGGTGCAGCGCGTGCCATACGCCGCGCGTGACCACCGGCGATCACGCCAATCCGATTGTCGCCCGCCAAACCATCCAGCCGTTCACAGATTTGCTCCTGCACGATATGGGCGAGGGCCTCGCCGACGGCAAGCCCGACTTTCTTGCCAGCGGGCGCGAGTGGCGGACGCCGCCGCTGTGGGGTCTGGGCTTGATCGAGACCGTGAGCGGCCATGAATTCCTTTTGCATGACGGCCGTGCCCGCGGCATTGCCGAGGCCATTCTATGGCACGGCGGTGAGGCCGAAGCTTCACGCGAACGCTTTCGGAATCTGCCTGCAAGCGACCGCGCGGACTTGTTGACGTTCCTGCGCTCGCTTTAA
- a CDS encoding acyl-CoA dehydrogenase family protein has translation MALDRETFEHLRDNVRRFVRERLVPHEAQVGESNEIPAAVLDEMRALGLFGLTIPPEFGGLGLNTEEEVQIAFELGWTSPAFRSAFGTNVGIGSQGIVLDGTDAQRETYLPRLASGDITSSFALTEPDSGSDAGALRTSARRDGEDYVINGTKRFITNAPRAGLFTLMARTNPDEKGARGVSAFLIEAPRPGLTIGKPDRKMGQHGSLTADVIFDNCRVPASALLGGAEGQGFKTAMKVLDRGRLHIAAVASGIAERLIHDSTHYAKERQQFGKPIGEFQLVQAMLADSRTESYAARTMIMDAARRRDLGEEVTEEIACCKLFASEMVGRVADRAVQIHGGSGYIADHGIERFYRDVRLFRLYEGTSEIQRIIIARSMMKRTSA, from the coding sequence GTGGCGTTAGACCGAGAGACTTTTGAACACCTGCGCGACAATGTGCGCCGCTTCGTGCGGGAACGTCTGGTGCCCCATGAAGCCCAGGTCGGCGAGAGCAACGAAATCCCCGCTGCAGTGCTGGACGAGATGCGCGCGCTGGGCCTGTTCGGCCTGACCATCCCGCCTGAGTTCGGCGGACTTGGGCTCAACACCGAAGAAGAGGTTCAGATCGCGTTTGAGTTGGGCTGGACGTCGCCGGCTTTCCGTTCGGCATTCGGCACAAACGTCGGGATCGGCTCGCAGGGCATCGTCCTGGACGGAACCGACGCCCAACGGGAAACCTATTTGCCCCGATTGGCCAGCGGCGATATCACCAGTTCCTTCGCGCTAACCGAACCCGATTCGGGATCGGATGCCGGTGCGTTGCGCACGAGCGCACGACGAGACGGCGAGGACTACGTCATCAACGGCACCAAACGCTTTATCACCAATGCGCCACGCGCGGGGTTGTTTACGTTGATGGCGCGGACCAACCCAGACGAAAAAGGGGCGCGCGGCGTGTCGGCGTTCCTGATCGAGGCGCCCCGCCCCGGCCTCACGATCGGCAAACCCGATCGCAAGATGGGACAGCACGGCAGCCTGACCGCCGACGTGATTTTCGACAATTGCCGGGTGCCCGCCAGCGCGCTCCTCGGCGGCGCCGAAGGCCAAGGTTTCAAGACCGCGATGAAGGTGCTCGACCGCGGGCGATTGCATATCGCGGCTGTAGCGAGCGGCATCGCCGAAAGACTAATCCACGATTCGACGCACTACGCCAAGGAACGCCAGCAGTTTGGCAAACCGATCGGCGAATTTCAGTTGGTCCAGGCAATGCTGGCCGACAGCCGTACCGAAAGCTACGCCGCGCGTACCATGATTATGGATGCCGCGCGACGGCGCGATCTCGGCGAAGAAGTCACCGAGGAAATCGCCTGCTGCAAACTCTTTGCGAGCGAAATGGTCGGGCGGGTCGCGGACCGCGCCGTGCAGATCCACGGCGGGTCGGGCTATATCGCCGATCATGGAATCGAGCGGTTCTACCGCGACGTCCGCCTGTTCCGGCTGTACGAAGGCACGAGCGAAATCCAGCGGATCATCATCGCCCGCAGCATGATGAAACGGACAAGCGCCTAG
- the hpnD gene encoding presqualene diphosphate synthase HpnD yields MTTSPTDLAGARAHVRAVVDGSGTSFGWTMRVLPEKQRHAMYAIYAFCREVDDIADEPGETATKVRELAAWRAEIDAVYGGSAQRPTAIALAEALGQFALPKDAFLAVIDGMAMDLHGDMRAPSEETLHLYCDRVAGAVGRLSLAVFEGAEGIAEPLAKALGEALQLTNILRDLGEDARLGRLYLPRERLRAHGIDSDDPVAVLAHPNVGAVCSELAQRARQRFAESSALVARGARRPLKPCRMMIAVYGSVLSGLERRGWRDPRAPFRLPRRTKLWLALRYGMF; encoded by the coding sequence ATGACAACCAGTCCTACCGACCTCGCCGGCGCCCGCGCCCATGTGCGGGCTGTGGTCGATGGTTCAGGAACCTCGTTCGGCTGGACCATGCGGGTTCTCCCCGAAAAACAGCGGCATGCGATGTACGCGATCTATGCGTTTTGCCGCGAGGTCGACGACATTGCCGACGAGCCCGGCGAGACGGCGACCAAGGTGCGCGAGCTCGCGGCATGGCGCGCGGAGATCGACGCGGTCTACGGCGGATCGGCGCAGCGGCCGACGGCGATCGCCCTGGCCGAGGCGCTCGGGCAATTCGCGCTGCCGAAGGATGCTTTCCTTGCGGTGATCGACGGCATGGCGATGGATTTGCACGGCGACATGCGGGCGCCGTCTGAGGAGACGTTGCACCTCTATTGCGACCGTGTCGCGGGCGCGGTCGGGCGGTTGTCACTCGCGGTTTTCGAGGGCGCCGAAGGCATCGCCGAACCGCTCGCCAAAGCCTTGGGAGAGGCGTTGCAGCTCACCAATATTTTGCGCGACCTTGGCGAGGACGCGCGCTTGGGGCGCTTGTATTTGCCACGCGAACGCTTGCGCGCGCATGGCATCGATAGCGACGATCCGGTGGCGGTGCTGGCTCATCCCAACGTCGGTGCCGTGTGCTCAGAACTTGCGCAGCGCGCGCGCCAGCGCTTCGCCGAGAGTTCGGCGTTGGTCGCGCGGGGCGCGCGTAGACCTTTGAAACCGTGCCGAATGATGATCGCCGTCTATGGCAGCGTCCTGAGCGGCTTGGAACGTCGCGGCTGGCGCGACCCGCGCGCGCCTTTTCGCTTGCCCCGCCGGACCAAACTGTGGCTCGCGCTGCGCTATGGGATGTTCTGA